Genomic DNA from Hordeum vulgare subsp. vulgare chromosome 2H, MorexV3_pseudomolecules_assembly, whole genome shotgun sequence:
TCGCTCACCGCGTCCTCGTCCAGAGCGGCGCGACCTTCGCCCACCGCCCGGACATCTTCGAGCCGGGGCTTCTGTTCACCTCCGGCGCCCGCAACATCAACGCAGCGCCCTACGGTCCCTACTGGCGCCTCGTCCGCCGCAATCTCGCCACCGTGATGTTGCACCCCGCCCGTGTCATCCTCTTCGCGCCGGCGAGGCGGCGGACGCGCGACGGGCTCGTCAGGGACCTCCTCGCGGTCTCAGGCTCGCGGCCCGTCACGGTGAGGCCATTGTTCCGTCGCGCCATGTTCGAGCTTTTCTCGTACATGAGCTTCGGCGCCAGGCTTGGCCCGGAGGTGCTGGAGGAGATACAGGAGCTGCAGATGTGGATTGTGCGTAGCATTCTCAGCTACCCCATCTTCTACCTCTTCCCGTCCCTCACCAAGAGGCTCTTCCACAAGCGGTGGGCTGCGCACGTCGCCGTGCGCCGGAGGCTGTGCGAGATCTTTGTCCCGCTAATCCACGCTAGGCGGGTGCGGCGGGACGACGACACGCCGGCGCCTTGCTATGCCGACTCGCTCTTGGCGCTGCGAGTGCCCGAGGAGGGCGACCGCTCGCTGACGGACGACGAGGTGGTCAGCCTGTGCTCGGAGTTCTTGAGCGCCGGGAACGATGGCACGGCGACCGTGCTGGAGTGGATCATGGCAGAGCTGGTAAACCACCCCGAAATGCAGGCCAGGGTCTACGAGGAGGTCAGGAGCAAGCCGGAGCTAAGCGAGGTTGACCTGCAGGCGCTGCCGTATCTGAACGCCGTGGTGCTGGAGGCGCTGCGGCTGCATCCGCCGATCCACTTCCTTGTCCCGCACGGCGTGCGGAGCGACGGCGCAGAGATCGGCGGCTACAAGGTGCCCAAGGGCGCGGAGGTGAACGTCCTGATCGCGGAGGTGGGGCGCGACGAGACGGTGTGGACGGCGGCGCGGGAGTTCCGCCCGGAGCGGTTCTTGGACGGCGGCGAGGGGTGCGACGTGGACATCACCGGGAGAAAGGAGATCAAGATGGTGCCGTTCGGCGCCGGCCGCAGGATTTGCCCCGGGTACACGCTCGGCATGCTTCACGTGGCCTACTTGGTGGGGGAGCTCGTGAGGGAGCTGCAGTGGTTGCCGCCGGCGGACGGGGAGCAGGTGGACATGGCCGAGGTACTGGAGTTCACCACGGTCATGAAGCCGCCCCTTCGTGCCCGCACCATCCCAAGGAGTTGAAGACTAGTCCGCTGCCATATCTCTGATGTACTACATTTACATTTACAATCAGCGGCATCACTTGATGAATTTACTAGAGAAAATGGAGTTAGTCCTTATCAGATCAAGTGTAGCTTGAAAATCTTTCAAGAGCATGTAGGCTGGTTGACCAGCAGGTTTCTCAAAAATGGAGTCTAGCGTGATGCTTGCTGCTACAAAAGAAAGCTGGACGTTCACAAACGAGCCAGATCATTTGCATGACATGAATTTGTTGTTCGGGACCTAGTGAGGTACGTACTGGAGATAGCAGTCGATGATTGTAAAGACTTGACGATTGAGCAACTGGAGATGCGCTACGCGTTTCTGTGGAATATCTTTTAAGAATCAATCGCGGTATAAAGTTGTGCTTTTGCGCCAGAACGTTTCATCGCTGATAATGTTATTGTAGCGTATGAGTATTCGCAtacgatgaagaacaggatgaagGGGAGGTTTGGGACATGTATGCACAAAGCTTATGATCGTGTGGAGTGGGTCTTCTTAGAAGGGGTGTGTCTAAGACACATCTAAAGTTATTGCACATCTAAAtgacaaaacaacaataagaagaaaaaaaagaaaaaaaaaattgcACACACGAATCTTCACGTAAGACCAATGATATAGGATATAGGATTTAGATGTGCAATACTTATTTCACATCTAGATGTGTTTTAGCAAAACCGTTCTAGAAGCTATGTTATTCAAGCTGGGGTTCGATGCTACCTGGGTGTGGTTGGTCATGTCGTGTGTCACTTCGGTGGAATATAACTTATCACATCCCTCACACCTCTCGTCGCCTGTCACGGACTCATGGGTTTGGTCTCCAGATACACACTTGTGACTGCGACCAAACCATCTCGAGCCCGTGTTCTCGCGCTCGTGGTTACACCCACACcggcaccatcctcatcttcttggGCGCGTCACCCACGTCCAAGAGGGTTTCCTATTTGGCGCTTATGCGCCCGTTCACAAACGGGTGCCTGTAACGCATTCCTTCATCTGTATGAGATGGGTTGGTCCTTTTTTATTCGCTAAAACGTTTAGAGAAAAGGAACACGGTGGGAGTTTAAACACGCAGCCAGTTACTTCGGTTTGGGCGACAACCACCACAACGTCGCTCATGGCTACATGTTACAAACATGATATTCCTCTTTATATTTGTTGCTTCGATCGTGGGAATCCTTCAATTTTTGGATGCTTTCAGAACCTTCTCAAACCGTTTTACCCGATTCGCTGGTCATTTGTGAGGCTGTTTTATTcgggttttatttttttattttaatgcGTGAAATTTTCTAAAATTTGCATTTTTAATCAAAATTTATGATTTTCCTTATTAAAAaatttcgatgaacttttttgactTGTGGTggaattttttcaaattttgacaaacttttatcaaatttgatgaacttttttcaactgtgatgaactttttctcaaaattcgatgaattttttttaaatttgatgaacttctttgaaaatttgatgaactttttcagaTTCATGAACTATTTCttcaaaatccatgaactttttttaaaatttatGAACCCTTTTCAGTTCacattgaacttttcaaatgcatGAACCTTTTTTAAAAATTTACGAaccctttttcatttttatgaaattttttgtgttcactttttttttctttttggtacTTGCTATAGAAAGTGATCGTGGAACTAGGTCGGCCCAATATCCTGGGTGTGTGGGCGCGAGTTCTCCTAGCCGGCGTGTGATAGcctagcttattagggatgatagactactcatataaataaggaattccttcttttccgggagcccattcgaacagaactcccaggttaagcatgcttggcttggagtagttctaggatgattgaccgaccgagaagttgatcccgggtgcgcatgagtgaggacaaagtgcgcagaaaagactagtattgatatgtgaggccagtctagatcccgtcaGGAGTAACGATCGtcgacgggtgtgtccggggtgttacacGGTGCTTAAGGTGCCAACTAGGAGCTCCCCATCCAAGGCCATCGCGCGACGACAAAGGCATGGAGGACTCAGAGGTGTGTTTGGTTGCGAGCATTAGGCCCAACCAAGCTCGCACGGGAAAAAACATATGTTTGGGCCCAACCAGGCCCGCATGGGAAAAACATATGTTTGGTTGTCTAGGATGCATCTACTACTCGGGCCACATAGAACTTAAAGCACTCGTGGACCAGGACCGTGCACAACAGCTGATGCGGTAGTTTCTCTATATCCAACCTCACTGCGAACACGCGTGTCTCTTGGTTGCACGCCTCGGAGAGCATGGGAGACAAATGGGACGTCTCATAACTCCCCTCTCTCTCATGTCACCGCCCATGCTCCATTCACACCACTCTTCCTCACTCTCCTCGTCGCCCCTTGCTCTCCTCTCCTCCGATGGCTCGCCTCCCGTTGGGTCGTCCCATGACCCGCATCAACGCCTGCAGCAACCACATCGAAGAGCGGTAGGTCGTCGGCCTCACGAACTCGGGCGTCGACTTGATGGCAGCCCTCCACGCGTCGTCCCTCTTCTTCAGCAGTACGTCGCCTCCTACCAATGTTGTACCAGCCGCTCCGGCTCCGCCCCCGTATCTGAACCTCGTGGTCCTGGTTTTGGTGGCACCGCCAGAGGGAGCGGCCACTTCACCGCTGCTCGGAACCCCTGTGGGCGGTGGGTGGGGGTTACCCCAATTCGAGGGTTTTCCCGCGGTCGCGAGGCGGGGCCATGGACGATGACGCCCTCTTCCCCGACCTCCTGCGTGTCCACGAGCACCGAGGAAATATCGACAGGCGTCGCCATTGCCGGCGCATCCTCCTCTTCGCTCGTCATATCCTTCCCGCCAGGGTTTTTGCTTGCCCCGCGTATGCTCGAACTCCACCCGTTCCGGTAAGTTACAAATTTCCCCTTTGCTGCTAGATGTATATTAGGGTTTTCTGCATTAGGCATGGCAAGGAATCGATTCGACTCGCTTGGATTCGATTCGATTCCAATTGAATCAAATCAAATCGATTTGTATCCAATTGAATCAAATCGATTTGAATCCAACCGGTTCCTTCTTGCATGCTATTGTTGCTTCATTCACCGCAATGTGTAGTCATTGCTTCCCTAATGGCAGACTGGTTCTTGCATGATAGGTAGTTACATTGTAGTTAGCAAATGATGGTAGATTGGAGCCGGCATAGGGAGGGCATATGCTTCATGTTCATGATGTTCATAGCTAGAGTGTTTGCTTGATGTTAAAGATAGATTGATGCTGGCATAGGAACGGTATGTTGAATGATTTCATTAAGTGCATGATGTTCATGGTGGGTAGGACAAATTTGCATGCTCATACATGTTGTAGGaccattgtgttttcttgtttatgTACTACTACCAACATAGCATGCTGCCAAATGTGGAAGTGGTCACAACTTACACTCCTAGTTTTATATCATGGCACTGATGTGTTGGAAACTGCATTGATCGATGGTTGTTGCACAAGAGCAAGCGCCATTCATCAATGACACTTGCTCTTCGGCAACTCTCACTGATTAGTGTGTGATCCTAATGCCCTGTTAGTAACCCATGTCATCTTACCTGAAAAGGTGATGAAGACGGAGTGGGACATAGCCGGCGGAGGAGTCAAGGTCGTAGTTTGTATCGAGGGCGTCGAGGACTTCATTCCCACGAATCGCTGGCTCAAAAGGGTTAACCTGCCTCGCAGGGTCACCTTCATGagcctaccacatccaaggatcgGGCACGAGAAGGGGTCCCGAGAGTTGTTTTGCTTCTACGTGCAGATCAAGGACATGGAGTATTTTGCCATGCCCTTCATCCCTCCCAAGTTCGtggaggtgatgaaggagtggttGGAGGTCAAGCTCCCGCGCATCGTGAGGCTGTCGGCCAACAAGTGGTGTGAGTTTTGGATTGAGGTCCAGAACTTCCAGGGGAGACGATGCTTGGTCAGGGTTGTCAGTACTTCTGCCACCGACACACGATCGTCCCATGTGACCTCATCGTCCCACGGATCTCTAGCCTTGGCCTGAAGGTGAGGATCTGCAACCACGACAACTCGATCATGTGCAGGGTGTGCTGCAGCAAGCACAGTTGCATTGGTGACATTTCTCTCACCCTCCAGATGGATAGCTAGTATGAACTTGTTAGGTAGTTTGTGGTGATGCTCTGGAATTATGTTGTGGAACTATAAATTTTTTGGCCAGGGATCAGCATCCAGGGGTGAAGAAGGGGGATGGCCCTATTGTCTTAAAACTTAAACCTTGCCACCAGTATGCATGTTTACATGTTGTTTGCTGCTTGTTTATCACTTGGTTGAtgtttattttttgtttgttgCTTAGTTATAGTGCTCCTGCCTGCTGTTGTCCTGCTAATGTGGCAGTAAGACCATCATATTTGAATGGGGTGAGTAAAACACAAACGTGTATACATGCAAACAATTGTGGTTTACATCTGCTCATCCCTTATGCACATAGGCGGGCAACCAAACAGACGGTCCTAAAGTGCTCATTGATGCAATGAGGCAACCAAACAACATACGGATGTTggtttgttttctatttttgctCAACCAGGTTGAGACGGCTATGAAATGCAAGTACGGTTAGAGAAGACAACCAAACACGCACCAAGTGAGCTCATGGATGTAGGCATTAATTATCCCTTGATTCATCATCACACACCCGTGTTGGAGGAATCTTGATGGAGGCTGGTTGACCAGGTTTCTCAAAAATGGAGTCTAGCATGATGCTTGCTGCTACAAAAGAAAGCTGGACGTTCACAAACGAGCCAGATCATTAGCATGACATGAATTTGTTGTTCGGGACCTAGTGAGGAGATAGCAGTCGATGattgtaagagcatctccaacagccgccctATACTAGCGCCGCGCCGTAAAAAAAacagttttagcgcgcgcgcaacgcggcgggtagctccagcgggcgcgcaaaaacgACGCGCGCGGCATATGCTGTTCAGCGCGCTGACTGAAACGCAATCGCGTGCGGTGTATTTGGGGCGCCCGCTTCCGCGCGCCAGACTCGAACGCTCGCGCGAAagtctctcctctcctcttcctcctacgCACCGCGCGCGCTGGCGCCGGCGCCCTGCCACCGCACCCATGGACGCGCACACCGGCACCCCGCTCACCCCGTTGTACAGCCTCGCCCccccctccccgccgccgccgaaaaccctagcgcgggGAGCGTTGGCGTCgccaccgccggagctccgccgaccgtcggcctcgcgcgcagcctcttcttgccgccgcggaCCACGGCGACGGGTGGCGTCGCGCAGCTCCCCAATGCGGCGCGGCCGAAGAAGGGAAAAACTTTCGGGAAGAAGAACAAGGTGGCGGACGGCTCCGGCAGCTCGAAGGGAAAGAAGCTTGCAGGGCGGCGGACGGGCGCGGCGGCTAccgaagcgccggcgagctcactcGTTGAGCCGGCCGCCGACGCGCACCAAGTGTTCGACGAAATGCTCCCAAGGTGAAAAAATATCCAACTTTTatttcttgttattttttcaatGCATCATGACATATAGATAGCTTATTTTTTCAATTCAAAAAACTTTGTAGTCTCAACGATGATGCATACATGTTAACTATGGGTGTTGGGTCCAACAAttcgcattggtctcaaaccaatgacatccaTATCGAagaccatgagtttgaggtggacgaggagggTGAGGGCATTGTAAACGCGCCGAAAGGAAGAGTgggcaattacaccaccaacgatgacaagttactatgcaatacttggttgcaagtgtcgagggatccatccgttggaggtgatcaaagtagagatgcttattGGGGGCGAATGAAAGAATACTTTGATGCTCAGAATGTGAGTGGAATTGACCGCTCCGAGAGATCACTTCGGTCCCGATGGTCGACAATCAACTCGGATTGTCAAAAGTGGGCGGTCGCACAAAAGGCAGTTGACAAGATTAACACATTCCCATGAAGATGacgttgaagatcttgccaacaccgtcggagcttcacgtgatgcggtgcgtgatgaggttagggaggaagattcatcttcggaggcggaagaatcgtcttcgaaagatgaggacgaagacgaggaagatgatgattgatgtgtctttcatttatatgtcttgaactttagtttgcattttgaacttggttggatgaacttgtgggcatgaacttttatgcat
This window encodes:
- the LOC123429498 gene encoding cytochrome P450 89A2-like, whose product is MELTSWPWQPLLLFSSTLSLIVMLHSRRKRKEHPPGPPALLFLAKFLALRRSIFDLPRLLRELHARHGPVISVRLFRPLVFISDRHLAHRVLVQSGATFAHRPDIFEPGLLFTSGARNINAAPYGPYWRLVRRNLATVMLHPARVILFAPARRRTRDGLVRDLLAVSGSRPVTVRPLFRRAMFELFSYMSFGARLGPEVLEEIQELQMWIVRSILSYPIFYLFPSLTKRLFHKRWAAHVAVRRRLCEIFVPLIHARRVRRDDDTPAPCYADSLLALRVPEEGDRSLTDDEVVSLCSEFLSAGNDGTATVLEWIMAELVNHPEMQARVYEEVRSKPELSEVDLQALPYLNAVVLEALRLHPPIHFLVPHGVRSDGAEIGGYKVPKGAEVNVLIAEVGRDETVWTAAREFRPERFLDGGEGCDVDITGRKEIKMVPFGAGRRICPGYTLGMLHVAYLVGELVRELQWLPPADGEQVDMAEVLEFTTVMKPPLRARTIPRS